In Zingiber officinale cultivar Zhangliang chromosome 1A, Zo_v1.1, whole genome shotgun sequence, a genomic segment contains:
- the LOC122013654 gene encoding cyclin-D4-1-like, whose protein sequence is MSPSFHYAPSILFCAEDNGSILRFDDEEEESGRSLSWAPEPKSCVFERDCFMDFPLQSDECLSLLVEREMEYLPREDYGERLRSGALNLAVRGEIIDWMWKAHAYYQFGALSAYLCVNYLDRFLNAYELPQGKSWMTQLLSVACLSLAAKMEETEVPLILDLQVGGEAKFVFEAKTIQRMELLVLSTLKWRMQTVTPFSFIDFFLHKFSGGNAPSMLSLSHSAELVLATIRGVDFLEFRPSVIAAAIALTVLGDTQVVNFESTLSCCSLVAKEEVSKCLEAIENKVLMRRQPGKGNVSPSVSSVPQSPFGVLDAAACLSYKSDDATVVSQSTSHGAPSPASKRRKTSR, encoded by the exons ATGAGTCCAAGCTTTCACTACGCACCATCCATCCTCTTCTGCGCCGAGGACAACGGCAGCATCCTGCGatttgatgatgaggaggaggagagcGGGCGGAGCCTTAGTTGGGCGCCTGAACCAAAAAGCTGCGTTTTTGAGAGAGATTGCTTCATGGATTTCCCCCTGCAATCAGATGAGTGCTTGAGCTTGTTGGTCGAGAGGGAAATGGAGTACCTTCCGAGGGAGGACTACGGCGAGCGGCTGCGCTCAGGAGCATTAAACCTCGCCGTCAGGGGAGAGATTATTGATTGGATGTGGAAG GCTCACGCCTACTATCAATTTGGAGCACTGAGTGCCTATTTATGTGTCAACTACTTGGATCGGTTCCTCAATGCCTATGAGCTTCCA CAAGGCAAGTCTTGGATGACACAACTACTGTCAGTGGCCTGCCTATCTTTGGCTGCCAAGATGGAGGAAACTGAAGTCCCTTTGATCTTGGATCTACAG GTCGGCGGCGAGGCAAAGTTTGTGTTTGAAGCTAAAACCATCCAGAGAATGGAGCTTCTGGTGCTCAGTACCCTCAAATGGAGAATGCAAACTGTGACTCCATTCTCGTTCATAGATTTCTTCCTTCACAAATTCAGTGGTGGCAATGCACCTTCCATGCTATCCCTCTCACATTCTGCTGAACTCGTATTAGCAACTATTCGAG GTGTTGATTTCTTAGAATTCAGACCTTCAGTAATTGCTGCTGCCATTGCACTGACGGTTCTGGGAGACACTCAGGTTGTGAATTTTGAGAGCACCTTGTCTTGCTGTTCCCTTGTAGCAAAG GAAGAGGTGTCGAAATGTTTGGAAGCAATTGAAAACAAAGTACTGATGAGAAGACAACCAGGTAAAGGTAATGTTAGCCCCTCAGTGTCCTCTGTGCCACAAAGCCCATTCGGAGTGCTCGATGCTGCTGCATGCCTGAGCTACAAGAGTGACGACGCAACTGTTGTCTCGCAATCCACAAGTCATGGCGCACCATCTCCGGCCAGCAAAAGGAGGAAAACGAGCAGATGA